Genomic DNA from Nocardioides aquaticus:
GTCTTGTCGACGGTCTTGCCGGACTCGACGTTCTTCAGCTTCGAGCGCACCACGGCGCCGCCCTTGCCGGGCTTGTGGTGCTGGAACCAGATGACCTGCCAGAGCTGGCCGTCGAGGTTGAGCACCATGCCGTTCTTCAGGTCGTTGGTCGTTGCCATGCGCGCGTGTCAGCCTTCGTGGTCGGAGACGGGGTGCGGCACCACCCGGGCCGTCCCGGCGGTGGCCGGGGCGCGGGGCGCCAGCGCCCGAGTCTAGCCGTTCGCGAGGTGGGCGAGCGCCACGCGGTAGCCCTCGACGCCCTGCCCGGACACCACCAGCGCGGCGTGGGGGGTCACCACCGAGTGGTGGCGGAACTCCTCGGGCCGCTGCAGGGGGTCCGAGAGGTGCACCTCGACCAGCGGCGCCTCGAGCATCGCGCAGGCGTCGAAGAGGGCGTAGGAGTAGTGCGTCCACGCGGCGGCGTTGAGCACCACCGGCGTCCGGTCGTCGGCGGCCGTCCCGAGCCAGTCGAGCATCAGGCCCTCGTGGTTGGTCTGGCGCACCTCGACCTCGAGCCCCAGGTCGACCCCCCAGCCGACGCAGCGCTCGGCGAGCTCGGCGTGGGTCGCGGTGCCGTAGACCTCGGGCTGGCGGCGCCCGAGCCGTCCCAGGTTGGGGCCGTTCAGGACCAGCACCCTCACGGCTGCGGGTCCTCGT
This window encodes:
- a CDS encoding type II 3-dehydroquinate dehydratase → MRVLVLNGPNLGRLGRRQPEVYGTATHAELAERCVGWGVDLGLEVEVRQTNHEGLMLDWLGTAADDRTPVVLNAAAWTHYSYALFDACAMLEAPLVEVHLSDPLQRPEEFRHHSVVTPHAALVVSGQGVEGYRVALAHLANG